The Lolium rigidum isolate FL_2022 chromosome 2, APGP_CSIRO_Lrig_0.1, whole genome shotgun sequence genomic interval ACAATACTCCATTTTAGCAGAAAATATGGCATAAATTAGTTTATGTTATGTTCCTATAGTAACATGTTGAATAGAATTTATTGTTCAATTCCCATCGTTTATAAACTTCTACTCTTTCCTTTTCCAAGATACTATAGGAACATAACATAAACTAATTTATGTCATGTAGATTTATTgatattattattttatttacaTTATTGGCACACTGTCAACCAACTAAGGGAAAGCAAAACcacaacaaaattcaaaacatcaAAACATGTGTTTCCCTGCGTTGCATATTATTATGGTGAGTGAAATGCAAAGGAATGACGTTTATTCCTGTAAAAATGATCGACGTCGTTCTGTTGTCACAAGACCCAACATCCCTCTATTGGCAACCTCTTTGTTCTACTAAACAAAATATGCTATTGGGTCAAGCTCTTTGGTTTTGGGATAGGTTCGGGGGACAAGTACTCATGATTGTTTGGTGAAGCTCAAGATTGATGATGCACGTCAACCCTACCTCTCGTTGAACACAAACTAGTTCTAGAGAGGCGCCATGGGCATCACTACCAGCTTCCTCTATGGCGTTATAGATTTTCTAGCTCATGACCCTGGTCGTTGCCGTAGCTTGACACGTCTTTATTTTACCATTACTTCCATGTGCTTGAGTAGGACATGCTTGCCTCCCGTATGCTACTTGCTATTACTCTGGTTTCATGATGCATCATATGCCAAAGGAGAGATCAACCTTCTCTTTCTAGATAAGAGAAGATGGTTGAAAAACTAGATTATCATAATCCACTCCAATGTTCAAACTCATGCCAAGTGTATCGTATTAAGAAGGATATTGATAATGAAAATGATGTTTTGTTGATAGTAAGACACGTGTAGTTACTTAGTTAAATTTTAATCTCCacaatgatagtcttcttcagatGTTGTttatgtgactgtgtgtattgATGTATGTGTGTGTATGCGTGTATGTATATGTTGTAATCAATATTTCTTACAGAAAATATGAAAGTTGGCCAATGCTAGGAAAGCGAGGTCAAAGAAATAAATGGGGCACATTATTTTTTGACTCAGAGATGTTCGCATTTGAAAATATTGTTGCATATCATTTTTTTTGTAGGAAATAAGTTAAATAGTCAATGGAAGTATGCCAACCATCGGTTGTTCAGTTCCCATAGGGTTTAAACTTCTACTCTTCCCATCGGAAATTcagttcggctcccgggtgcgtatgcaccctctaccaaaaaaatcatatttcgaaatgtcgaaaaaatttaacaaatttttttacatgtacatcttcataatatatgttcgttcgtcaagtctcacgaaaaactaatattttttgtggtctatgatgtctacgggagcttctattcttgtagacagtgttgggcctccaagagcagaggtttgtagaacagcagcaagtttcccttaagtggatcacccaaggtttatcgatctcagggaggaagaggtcaaagatatccctctcatgcaaccctgcaaccacaaagcaagaagtctcttgtgtccccaacacacctaataggtgcactagttcggcgaagagatagtgaaatacaggtggtatgaataagcagtagcaacggcaccagaaaagtgctttgcccaggacagtaaacaagcagtagtaacgcagaagtagtaacgcagtaaaacagtaaacaagcagcgatagcagtatttaggaacaaggcctagggattagactttcactagtggacactctcaacattgatcacataacagaatagataaatgcatactctacactctcttgttggatgatgaacacattgcgtaggattacacgaaccctcaatgccggagttaacaagctccacaattcaatgttcatatttaaataaccttagagtgcaagaaagatcaacatgactaaaccaagtactaacatagcatgcacactgtcaccttcacgccacgtaggaggaatagatcacatcaatactatcataatgataattaacttcataatctacaagagatcataatcatagcataaaccaagtactaacacggatgcacacactgtcaccattacaccgtgcaggaggaataaaactactttaataacattgctagagtagcacatagataaattgtgattcaaaatacattgcaatcataaagagatataaataagcacttcactacgccattcataacaagtgagtaagtattccgtgaaatatagcctaagagacccacacggtgcacacactcgtcacctttacacacgtgggacaaggagtctccggagatcacataagtaaaactcacttgactagcatagtgacatctagattacaagcatcatcatatgaatctcaatcatgtaaggcagctcatgagattattgtattgaagtacataggagagagatgaaccacatagctaccggtacagccccgagcctcgatggagaactactccctcctcatgggagcagcagcggtgatgaagatggcggtggagatggcagcggtgtcgatggagaagccttccggggcacttccccgctccggcagggtgccggaacagagactcctgtcccccagatcttggcttcgcgatggcggcggctctggaaggttttccgtatcgtggttcttcgcctcaggggtttcgcgacggaggctttatataggcgaagaggcggcgcaggagggtcaaaggggtggccacaccatatggcggcgcggccagggcctgggccgcgccggcctatggtctgggggcccggtgcccccctctcggtccttccgggtgNNNNNNNNNNNNNNNNNNNNNNNNNNNNNNNNNNNNNNNNNNNNNNNNNNNNNNNNNNNNNNNNNNNNNNNNNNNNNNNNNNNNNNNNNNNNNNNNNNNNgctccacctcttatataaagggggagtcgagggacgaggagatcatcgaatcattgtacgcaaaccctagttttcatattcgtcgagtacttttcggctgaaaccttcgagatctacttgccctctacttctaactaaaccctagcctacaatccataggcattgataagttaatcccttgtcgggAGACCCATCCAACGCGGGGGATGGCCTCGGAAGTTACAATCGTACGGGAGGAAGGTAGGTGAGCCACGGATCGACGTCGGCGCGGTGGTCAAGGGAGCCGAGCCCGCCGGAGAGTAGCGTCATCACGGCAGCGCTTGCGAATCCGGAGAGCGAGGGGAGAGCCCTTCGAAGACGACGGCTGTTCCTGTGTTTCCATAAGTGCCGAAGCACGGGAGGCGCGAGTTGAGGCCGAGCGGGCGGGAGCCGTGGTCGGCAACGGGCGAGACCGGGGCCACGGCAAGCGTGGCATCGTCGGCGACGGGTGGAGAGCCGAGGGCCGCCCGCAGTGACGGGCGAAGGCTGCGGTGGAACAAAATGTGAGCAGGAGTCTCCGAGTCGGTGTCGCGAGATGGGGCAGCGGCTGCCGTCCTCCTCCAGAATCCCCTTACGGAGCAGATTCGAGCGGCATTGGATGCGCCCTTTAACCAGCAGCCACGCGAAGAATTTGACCCGAGGCGGGGCGGAGTTGCGCCAGACAAAGGTGGCATTCTCGTCGCGGACGCCGCCGTCGGAACAGAGCTTGTACAGCGCGCCGGTCTTCAGACGACCTCCCTCGCGGGCGCAAAGGGGAGAGTGCGTCCGTCCTCCGCGGCAGACGAGGTGGATGGAGCCAAgaatcaacatcagctcctcacgGCGACGCTCCGCCGTGGACGAGAGACGAGCCACCGGGGAGGGAGTCGAGCCCGGCGCGGAGGACCTGCTCGGACCGTGGCCGAGGGCGGTAAAGTGGGAGAGCAGCTCAGGCATAGCCGCGGAGAGGGCGCCGCGCGGCAGCCAATGATCGTACCAAAAGGCGGTACGGGAACCATCTCCCAGCTGCACCCGCGAGATGGCGCGGTAGAGCGGGAGCAGCCGCAGGAGGGAGGCCCAATGAGATCCGCAGAGAGCCGAAGAGCGGCGAGCCTCGTCCTCCAGCGGCGTGCCGGCGAGAGTGGCCCAAACCCAACGTGGCCACGACTCACCAGGGTTGGCGAAGAGGCGATGCAGGAGTTTGGTGAGGAGGCAGCGGTTTTGAATATGGAGGGAGCGCACCCCAAGCCCTCCTTCCTCCTTGGAACGGCATACAACGTCCCAGGCCACCAAGCATTTGGCGCCGTCACACGATCAGCACCCGCCCGGAGAAAGGCACGACGAAGCTCTGTCCAACGCGGTGACCACGCCGGCGAGGGAGCTCCATCGCGCCCATGGCGAAGGTGGGGAGAGCGTCCAGCACGGAGTTGAGCAGCACCGGGCGGCCTCCCGGGGAGAGCGAAGGGGCCCGCCATCCCGAGAGATAGCGGTCGACTTTGGCGATGAGGGGCGCAAAGTTGACGAGCCGGAGTTTGTCGGCGGAGAGCGGCGGACCCGGGTAGGTGCGGGGGAATCCCTCGACACGACATTGGAGAGCGGCACTGGATCTCCGCGAGCACCGCACCGTCGGTGTGCATGGGAACCAGCGTGCTCTTGTGGTAGTTGATCTTGAGCCCGGTCGCATCGCCAAGCCGGTCGAGGATGAGCTTGAGGCGGCGCGCCGCGGCACCGTCCGCGCGGAGGATAATGAGCGTGTCATCCGCGTGCTCGGAGGACGGGGCGAGGGCATGCCATCAACCAAGGGGTGTTGCGGGGTGTCGTCACGGCGCACCGGCCGTTGAAGGACGTCGGCCATCGGCGAGGAACAGGTAGGGGGACAAAGGATCCCCCGCCGCGGGCCGCGCATGATCTTGATCCACTTCCCGGGATGCCGTTGAGGAGGATGGCCGAGCGCGAGGACGAGAGAAGCAGGTCCATCCAATCACACCACAGCTCCGGGAACCCGCGGGCGAGCATCACGGTCCGCAGGGCTGGTCCGACTCACCGAGTCGAAGGCCTTGGCGAAGTCGAGTTTGAGCACGACGCACGGAGCGCGCCGGCGAAAACAAGTACGTACCAGCTCGGTGGCAAAAACGAAGTTCTCCGCAATGCTCCGCCCGTTGAGGAAGCCGGTCGATCGACGTCGATGAGCTGCCCGATTTGATGCTTCGGAGGCGGACGGTGAGCGCCTTGCGAGCATCTTGACACTGCAGTTCTAAAGAGAAACCGGGCGGAAGGAGCTCGGCGACAGCTGCCCCTGCGTTTTGGGAAGGAGGACGACGTGGGATCTGTTGATCCTCTCCAAATCCAGCGCGCGGGAGTGGAAACGGTTGAAAAGCGGAAGCACACATGGGCCGACCGTGGCCCAAGAGGCCTTGTAGAAGCTGGGCCCAAGCCCATCAGGCCCCGGCGCCGCGCCGGTCCCGGCGACAGGagggccgcctccacctccaggcTCGTGAAGGGCCCAACCAGGTCATCACCGTTGACCCGAGGGCAACCTCGGTAGAGCGCGACGATGTCCAAGGTCGAGGAAGagtcgacggagcggccgagcAGATCGCGGAAGAAGGAGTGGAGGGCAGCGGCCTTGGCGTCGTGCGTTACCAAGGCGGCGCCATCGACGAAGAGGGAGCGGATCGTGTTCCGCCGCAGCCTCTGCGAGGCACGAGCGTGGAAGAAGCGAGAATTTTCATCTCCCTCAACAACAGCACGGAATTTCCCGCGCTGCTTCCAGTGAGCAGCACGCTCGAGGACCAGGCGCTCCAAGGTAGACCTGCAAAGCACACGCAGCGAGAGCTCGTCTTCCGAAAGAGGACGGCCTTCCTCGAACAGGTCAAGCAAGTCAATCAAGAAAGAGCAGTTGTTTTGGTATTTGGGGTTGTAGAGGTGGGAGCGTTTCCAGACCTTGGCGGCGTTGCGGAAAGCTTTGAGGCGAGCGGCAAGGTCACCAGCAGCATCCGACACCACAGCAACATTGGTCCAGGCAGGCAGGGTGGAAGGAAGGAAAAGAGGGTTTAGGAGCCAGGCGTTTTCGAACCGGAAGCGCGAAGGACGCGGGATTTTCGTGGAAGCGGTAACGAGGATGGGAACATGATCGGATGTGGGGCGAGAAGGCATAGCTTACTGTGTTCCTAGACGATTTTGACTGATGATTGGGGATTGCTTGCCACCAAATATTCTTGATTGTATCTTTACAATTATAACACCCAGACTGTATACGTTTGCTTTGATCTTGAACTGTATGTCTATAATTATAACACCCAAACTGTATATATCTGCCTTGATCCTTGAGTGTATCTTTATAATTATAATACCCAAACTGTATATGTCTGGCTTGATCATGGACTATATCTTTGTAATTACAACACCCAAGCTGTATATGTCTGCCTTGAGGGAGACTATGCCTTGGATTATGTATTCTGGTGGCATATATCCACTGCAACGCAGTTTAAAAGTGTGAGGTATCGCAAGAAGGAACAGAAGATGCTACAAAAGAAGCCATAGATTACCGTACTTTAAGACAATTTTGAGTGACGATTGTCTATTTCTTGTCAGGAAAGATCCTTGACAAACCAAAGTCCGCAATTTTCGGCACCATAGTAGCATCCATCAATATATTTTCAGGTTTCAGGTCTAGATGAATAATATAGCGCTCCTTCTGCATGTAATTTAAACCCTCACAAATTTCCTTGATTATTTCATATCCCATGTTCCACTCGAGGCCCGGACACTCATCTGTTAAATTGatagagaaagaaaagaaaagatctAAACCCGTTTAATAATTATATCCATGGTGCAATAACAGAACCACTTCCGGGAGAGTGATTTAAGCGGTGCTCTAATAAAGTCAACTTCAGAGAATAGCGATAGTAGGAAATAAACAGCATAGGTTTCCCGTAATCTTACCGAAAATAAACATTGGAGTTGCACCTGGATCATGTAGCTTACTGTCCCGTGTATCATTTTCACTGTCCATTTCCAGCAGCGCCTCTCCGTGGGCCTGGGATTCCATCTATGTATGTGTTCTCTTTGTTCCCAAGTCCGAACAATCTGCTAAGGAGGAAAAAATCTTAGAAGCATGGAGGATGCAGCTGGGTTTGGGTTCAATCCTGCGCACATCTTAACACGCGCGATGACAAAATCATAGGCATAAAAGATATAACACGGCGAGATCTTGTCGAAGCACACCTGAAAACTAGCTATAGAAGCAAAGCAATACCCCGGAAGAAAGTAGCACGAACCTGGTTTAGCTGAAGCCTGGAGACCCCTTTGATCTTGTAACAAAGAGGATACTTTGGTTGCCAGATCTAGGAAGGTGGATCGAATTTAAATTAGTGGGGAGATGCGGTTGGTGTGGAGATGAGAAGGGAGCTTGGTAAACGCCTTGGGAGCAACAATCTTGTCCTTCCAGTAAACAAACATCGCATCCTGCTAGATCGCGCCTTGGGAGAACAATCTTCAGACGTGGCAACATTGACCAAGCAGCAGCACATGAGCGAAGAATTTTTTCTGATTTGTTTGGAGGGATGAGCCAAATTTTAATCCGGCTGGAGGGACAAAGATGCATCAGACGACCTCTTTTCTAAATCAGAGAGATTTGGATGGGCATTTGATTCTGATGACCTCGTGTGAAGTGTTGAAACTCTCAGTTGAGCTGAGCCTCACCCAAGCAACTGGCACGGGCGTAGCCGGCGCGGCAATCAAGGCATTCCACACGCATCATCTCCTTGCGGCATTTCGTCAAACATGGTACGAGCAGCATCCGTATCACCGGCTTCATAACACATTACCGGCACCATCCCAACCTAAGAAATTCAACGGAacctcttgggacccaattatctGGATGAAGAGAACCATGGCTTCAGAAAACTGACCATTGTGTGATCATCGTGTATAAACTCCATCGTTCTTCCTAGCAGCAAGCTGACCGGCGTAGGCGTGGGTTGACGCCTGACACCATCCTCCAGCGTGCGCACGAACTTGGAAATCTACACGGCTTCACTGGGACGCACAGCCTTGACGTACTGGCCGGGCAGAGTGCTCCAGGAATCTACGTCCCGTTTAGGCATTGCGTCGAACAGCCTGTGGACGACACCGACGCCCCACCGTGGCTGTACTGTGCGCAGGAGGCGTAGTGGTTGAGAAGCTAGTCACGGAGGAGGACGGTATTGGGGAGCAGGACGGCTGGTCGCGGCGAAGGAGTTGAGACGGAGTGCTCCGCGAGGGGCGCGGTAGAGGCGGAGTTGAATTAACAGTTCCACTGTAAGAGGTAAACTACTGCATTGCCCAggaaaactgctgcaattgtttttCTTCTCAGACTTCATGCCGAGACCAACTTTCCTTCAAATTATGGTAATCGCTGAATTCGGTGAGTGTGCTCCATGCTGCAGTATTTTTTGAACTGAAAACTGCAGGGGAGACATGAAAATGGGGGAAATGGAAACAACTTGTGGGCAAAATCCCCGACTCCTGCACCATCATGTGAGAGATTATCCAGCACGAAGCAAAATCTGCTCTTGGTCTTGGACGGGGATGTAGTAGGAGTGGCACGCGGGGCATTGTTACTTTGTCCTAATCACCTCCACTGCAACTATTTCCACTGGGTATTTCATCTTGCGCAGTCTGGTCACGATTGCCACCGGGTCCACGTCCCCAACAACCGTCAGCGTGCTCTTGTCGCTGTCGTATGCCAACGACATGATCCCTGACATCATTACACAACATCGGTCAAGACAAATAACACATCAATGATAATACACGAGAAAATTGTGGTTATAGTAGAGGGAAGGACGTATATACCTGTGATCTTTGAAGCAACCTCCATGATGACTGATCTGCTCTTATTGTAATTCATCGGCACATTAAGCACTATCTGGTTCACAACAAGAATGACAAACTCGTAAACACGCGGGAAGAAGACTACATAAATTTGGAATTTCTAAGGATGAGCAATGCGGACCAGCAGGCGATCCGCCAGGCCACTGATCATATGCAGGAGTTACTCTACAGAGAGGAAATGCTATGGCTTCAACGATCCCGTGTTACTTGGCTTAAGGAGGGAGACCAAAACACCAGGTTTTTCCACCAAAAAGCTGTCTGGCGTGCCCGTAGAAACAAGATAAAGAAATTAAAAGATGACCAAGGTGTCCGGAAGGAGGTGCCGTCTGATATGGAGAGAATGGCGTCGTCCTACTTCCAAGAATTATTCACTAGAGACCCCTCTCTTAATTCTGATGCTCTTATTGGTATGAGGAGAAAGTAACCTCGGCCATGAATGACAACCTCTGTAACTTCACGGATGACGAGATTAGTGATGCCTTGTTCCAAATTGGGCCTCTCAAAGCTCCTGGTGTGGATGGATTTCCCGCACGGTTCTACCAACGCAATTGGGGTACAATCAAGGAGGAAGTGATCAACGCGGTGAAGCTTTTCTTTGTTACTGGTCAAATGCCGGAGGGGGTTAATGATACTGCGATTGTGCTaattcccaaatgtgatcaacctgAAACCGTGAAGGACTTCAAACCCATCAGCCTATGCACGGTCATATATAAGGTCATATCTAAATGCATGGTAAATCACCTAAGACCTATACTAGGTGAAATTGTGTCAGCTAATCAGAGTGCTTTCGTTCCTGGTAGATTAATCACAGATAATACCTTAGTGGCCTTTGAGTGTCTGCATTTCATTGAGCAAAATACACATCCTGATAAGAATTTTTGTGTTTATAAGTTGGATCTCTCTAAAGCCTATGACAGAGTGGATTTGGGACTATCTTGGGAGAGTGATGCAAAGGTTAGGTTTCTCTCATCGATGGGTGGACTGGATAATGTCATGCGTCACATCGGTGAGATATCAAGTGAAATTCAATGGAAACCTCCTGGATTCATTCTCGCCTTCTCGGGGCCTCCGACAAGGTGATCCCCTTTCGccatttctgtttctttttgtAGCTGACGGTTTATCCACCTTATTACAGCATCAAGTCTCAGTTGGGAATATCACCCCGGTCAGAATTTGTAGGCGTGCGCCTGGCATATCACATCTTCTTTTTGCGGATGATAGTCTCCTGTTCTTCAAGGCTACAGCAGATCAGGCAATGCACATAAAGGCAGTACTCGATACCTATGCGTCAAGCACGGGGCTGctgataaaccctagcaaatgctcaATCATGTTGGGGCACGCCTGCCCTAACCCTTGTAGGGAAGAGCTGAAGGGGCTGTTGAATGTGGTACAAGAATACTTTGAATCATAATATTTGGGATTGCCAACTCCTGATGGCCGCATGTCTAGTGGGAAGTTCCAAAGCTTCCAGGCCAAGTTGGCAAAATGCTTAGTCGAGTGGGATGACAACCATAAGTCCCAAGCAGCAAAGGAAATACTGATCAAAGCCATCGCCCAAGCCATTCCTGTCTATGTCATGAGTGTGTTCAAGCTACCCCTGGGCCTCTGTGATGAACTGACCGCAATGATAAGAAGATACTGGTGGGGCGCTGAGAACGGGTAAGAGGAAGACGCATTGGGTGGCATGGGATACCATGCTTCGGCCTAAAGAGTGCGGTGGCATTGGTTTCCGTGATATGCGCCTGTTTAACCAGGCCCTGTTAGCTAGGCAAGCATGGAGGCTGATCCAATATCCTGATACTCTATGTGCACAACTGCTGAAGGCACGTCCAAGCTGGAAGGTGATATGGAGCTGTCAGGTACCACCAAAAGTGAAAATCCTAACCTGGAAGATTTGCAGAAATGCCATTTCGATACAGGTCAATCTGTCTAGAAGAGGTATGGGTACTTCTGGGACATGTACACTATGTGGCGTTGAGGACGAGGACTCCTTCCATGTGTTTATGCGTTGCACTCATGCTACAAGCCTCTGGAAGGCTATGTCGGAAGTCTGGTCCCTGCCCCATGTTGAGCTGATCAGAAACACCGGTAAGGAGTGGCTCCTGCAGTTGCTAGTCTCCATTCCGGAGACACAACGAGCGCGCACCCTCATGACTATATGGCGTATCTGGCACGCCCACAATGAAATGACGCACGATAAACCCTGCCCCTCGATTGAGAGGTCGCGTAGGTTCTTGATCAGCTACCTCAATTCGCTTATGATGATCAAACAATTTCCGAATGCAGATATGGTGAAAGGGAAGATGGTGGTGGATCCAGACCAGGGGTTTAAGCGCGCTACTGAAGGCAGAGCCAACCGTCCAAGCCAAAAAAGCGATGGATCCTACCTAAGCCAGGCAAGATGAAGTTGAATGTGGATGGGGCCTATACGATGATCAGTGCAGGCGCAGGTATGATCCTGCGTGATTCAGCCGGCGAGGTTATCTTTTTAGCGTGTCGAGCTTTAGAGAACTGCAGAGATGCTACGGAGGCGGAGCTCCTTGCCATCGAGGAGGGCTTACGTCTGGCATTGCTTTGGACACAGATGGAAGTTACGCTGGAGACGGACTGTGCGGAAGCCCAGGAGTTTATCCAACAATCAACGCCCAACACATCTATCTATGCTTCCCGAATCACAGTCATTCGTGAGCTTTTAGGGAAATGAGAAACGAATGTAGCGAAGATCAGCCGAGATGTGAATGGCGTGAGCCATGAACTGGCTAGATTAGCTAGGGTACACGGTCGTACTGGGTTTTGGCTAAGAAGCTTCCCTGAGGAAATGGCTGCAGCCATCTCCAACGACTGTAGCTCCTGTTCGGATTGATGTATTTCTCATCCccaccgcaaaaaaaaaaattatggacccgccttttttttttgacatggaaCAGGTATTCCATTAATCAACTGTCTCAGAAAACGTGCTGGCCAACGGTACATTTACACAACTCGGCGGAGCTTCCGGCCACAACGACCTAGTCTCTTGCATGACTAAACCCAACGTGGCCAAATCATATGCCAACTTATTACAAACACGAGGACAATAAGAGAAAATAACTGAAATGAACTGTAGACGAATAAAAGCTCGAATGTCCCGGTACAGCACTCCTTCCGGTGTCAAATCGAAAGCCGCTGATTGCAATGCTGCGATCAGGCCGCCCTAGCTATATGCTCCAGTCGATCAAACCTGGATCCTCTAACCGTGCCAGCACTGTCTTGAATGACAAAATCCCATGCACCCGATGTTGTCGCTTCAACAAACGCTCCATCGGTATTGATTGTTAGAGTATCGCCCAAAGGTACACTCCACTCTATCCGCTTCACCTCTGAATCGACTACATGTTGCTTCCTCATTTGCACTTACAAATTTCCCTTCTGGATCCATTTTATTCCTAGCTAACCACCAGCGTGGCTTTAGCTCAGATGGGATAAAACATCTTATGCCCTGTTTGGTTGCACAGAATTTGGCTCTGAATTGAATTGGCAATGGAATACCAAATCAACGATTTCAATGGAATACCATTTTGGTTGTTTGGATGTGTGGTATTCACCTGTAGAATCAAGGCTACAATGGATTTCTAAATCCTGTTTGGATGTACCTAGTGTGGAATTGAAAGAGGCCCGACGGAACTGCCCCAGTGGCGGAaccagaggagaggggagggCACTGCGCTCCCTACGGCCGCCGTTCGACCACCTTCCGCCGCCGTTCGACCACCTCCCGCCGCTGTTCGACCACCTCCCACCGTcgttctagggttagggtttggccaTGGCGGGGAGGGGGCGGACAGGGGGAAGGGGTGAAGG includes:
- the LOC124688767 gene encoding heavy metal-associated isoprenylated plant protein 43-like; the protein is MERERSVGSYMIFPSESTSQPSDAELKESPVPHAPPAVQPVGRKIVLNVPMNYNKSRSVIMEVASKITGIMSLAYDSDKSTLTVVGDVDPVAIVTRLRKMKYPVEIVAVEVIRTK